GGCTATCGGTATGATGATCAGGTGGAGCCAGCGTTACATGGCCTGACACTGGACATTGCGGTGGGCGAGCATGTAGCCATTGTCGGAGCCAGCGGAAGTGGAAAGTCTACGCTATGCCAGCTGCTTCATGGCGGGTTATCCCGTTCTGGCGAGGGCGAACGAACGGGTGAGTTGACCGTGTACGGGATGGACCCCGATACCGCTGATTTGGCTACTGTCGCCACCACTGTCGGCGTCGTGCTTCAGGACCCGGATGCCCAGCTGGTGCAGGGAATCGTCGAAGACGAGATTGCTTTTGGGCCGGAGAACCTGCGCGTGCCTCCGGCAGAAATAGCGCAGCGCATTGCCGCTGCGCTGGAGGCCGTCGGCCTAGCTCCCGAGCGCGACTCCTTCGTGCGGCGCCTCTCGGGAGGCCAGCGCCAACGCACCGCGATTGCTGCGGTACTGGCGTTGGAAGCGCCGCTGGTCGTGTTCGACGACGCAGCTGCGCAGTTAGACCCGCCGGCTGTCTGCGACTTCGTCCTGTTATGTCGGCGGCTCCATGCCGAAGGCCGGACGGTAGTTACCGCGTCCGGCCGCATAGACGATGGCGCACGGGCAGCGCAGCGCATCATCGTCCTGAAGGGCGGGACCGTGCAGCTGCAGGGTCCGCCCGAAACGCTGCTGCGCGAACATGGTGCGCAGCTGGCCGCCTTGGGGCTGCTCCCCTCTTCCGCAGAGAGGGGAGACGTGCCGCGTGAGCCGGGCGCGAAGCCCGGGTCAGCGGCGGACCGCGCTGGACAGCCGTTGCTGGAGGTGAAGGGATTGCCCTTCACCTACCCCGGCAGCCAGCGCCCGGCGCTCAAGGGCGTGAGTCTTGCCCTTGCGCCTGGCGAACGAGCCGTGCTGTTGGGCGAGAACGGCTCAGGTAAAACCACGCTCGGCAAGCTGCTCATGGGCCTACTCCCCGCACCGAAGGGGTGCATGTGGTGGGAGGGGCAGGATATGGCGAAGCTGCCCATTCACCAGCTGGCTACCGAAATCGGCTATGTGTTCCAGCAGCCAGAGCATCAGTTTGCAGCTGCAACGGTGTGGGAAGAGTGCTTGTACAGCGTTCGCGCCAAGCTTGGTTTACGGACCCGGGAGCCAGTTCCCGCCGCATATGTGGAACGGGCGCATCACTTGCTGGCTGCCGCCAGGCTGGAGCACAGACTGGATGCCTCCCCGTATCTGCTAAGTGGAGGCGAAAAAAGGCTCTTGAGCGTTGCAGCACAGTTTATCTTGCCCAAAAAGCTCTACATTCTGGATGAGCCTACCGCAGGAACGGATTACGAAGGGGCGAATATTCTGCTCCGTATGTGCACAGAGCAGTCTACCGAAGGCGCGGCATTCCTGATCATCACCCACGATATACAGGTAGCTGAACGCTTTGCCAGCCATGTTCTTCGTATGGAAGAGGGGTATCTCTATAAAAC
The Paenibacillus peoriae DNA segment above includes these coding regions:
- a CDS encoding ABC transporter ATP-binding protein, whose translation is MNEHSDDNSNSKIAVSLKNFGYRYDDQVEPALHGLTLDIAVGEHVAIVGASGSGKSTLCQLLHGGLSRSGEGERTGELTVYGMDPDTADLATVATTVGVVLQDPDAQLVQGIVEDEIAFGPENLRVPPAEIAQRIAAALEAVGLAPERDSFVRRLSGGQRQRTAIAAVLALEAPLVVFDDAAAQLDPPAVCDFVLLCRRLHAEGRTVVTASGRIDDGARAAQRIIVLKGGTVQLQGPPETLLREHGAQLAALGLLPSSAERGDVPREPGAKPGSAADRAGQPLLEVKGLPFTYPGSQRPALKGVSLALAPGERAVLLGENGSGKTTLGKLLMGLLPAPKGCMWWEGQDMAKLPIHQLATEIGYVFQQPEHQFAAATVWEECLYSVRAKLGLRTREPVPAAYVERAHHLLAAARLEHRLDASPYLLSGGEKRLLSVAAQFILPKKLYILDEPTAGTDYEGANILLRMCTEQSTEGAAFLIITHDIQVAERFASHVLRMEEGYLYKTENSWNDHTITVDKN